Part of the Sphingobacterium sp. LZ7M1 genome, GCCCATGGACTTGGTTATCACTTTCCAGTGGTTTTGGGAGATGACAAAAAGAAGGTCTGGAACCTTCGGAAAGCAGGTTTAGGCTTGCTGAGCAATGTGCCAGGGGATGAGAAACCTGTCGCGGTTATCGAGGATACTGCAGTTGATGTGGAGGATCTACCGGCCTATATCAGGGATTTCAATGAAATCCTAACGAAGTACAATCTTTATGCTGTTCATTACGCCCATGCGGCAACTGGTGAGCTTCACTTGAGGCCTATCATCAATTTGAAGACTGAGGAAGGCAATCAGCTATTTCGTGAAATAGCCCTTGAAATTGCTCATTTGGTGAAAAAATACAATGGTTCATTGAGCGGTGAGCATGGAGATGGACGATTGCGAGGGGAATTTATTCCGCTCATGATCGGAGAGCATAATTACCAATTGCTAAAGGAAATTAAAGAGACATGGGATCCGGAAGGGATCTTTAATCCCGGAAAGATTGTTGATACCCCTTCCATGAATAGCTCCTTGCGCTATAAGCCTGGACAAGCCAATAGAGAAATCAAGACCGTATTCAGGTATAAAGGACAGACCATTTTACAGCATGCTGAGCAATGTAATGGTTCTGGGGATTGTAGGAAGTCGCATTTATCAGGTGGTACGATGTGCCCTTCATATATGGCTACAAAAGATGAGAAGGATACAACAAGGGCACGAGCGAATATCCTGCGAGAGATGTTGACCAATTCGGAGAAGGCGAATCCTTTTGACCATGAGGAAATCAAGGAGGTCATGGATCTATGTATAAGCTGTAAAGGTTGTAAATCTGAATGTCCTTCCAGTGTGGATATGGCCAAATTGAAGGCAGAGTTCTTACAGGCCTATTACGATAGCCATGGTATTCCATTCCGATCAAGAATGATAGCCCATGTGGATACTTTAACGCAGTTGATGCAACCTATATCAGGTCTGTACAATTGGGTAGTGGAATCAAAGCTAACTTCTGGTCTAGTTAAAAATGTATTGGGATTTGCTCCTGAAAGACATATCCCTAAAATTGCTTCAAAGACCTTGAGAAAATGGTTCCAAGGAAAGGACAAGCCCTTTTCTGGTCATAAGGAACCAATCAAATCTGTATACTTTTTCTGTGATGAATTCACCAACTTCAATGATGTGGAGATTGGGAAGAAAGCTGTCATTCTCTTAGAGAAATTGGGCTATGAGGTGTTGATGGTGCCACATGCCTTTTCTGGAAGAGCCTTATTATCGAAAGGCTTATTGCGTGAAGCCAAGAAACTGGCCAATAAGAATGTGAAGACCTTCAGAGGAAGGTTGAATTCGAATACTAAGCTGGTTTCTGTTGAACCTTCGACCATTTTGACCTTCAGGGATGAATATGTGGACCTTGTAGACGAAGATTTGATGGCTGATGCCGAAAGGATCGCTCCTTTTGCATTGACTATTGAGGAGTTTATTTGGGAAGAGTATATGGTCGGGAATATATCATCTAACCAATTTGTTTCGAAGGAAGAAAATATTCTTTTACATGGACACTGCCAGCAAAAAGCTTGGGGGCTGTCGCCAATCGTTGCTAAGATCTTGGAGATACCGGCCAATTATAAGGTCAAGGAGATACCTTCAGGGTGTTGCGGTATGGCGGGCTCATTTGGTTATGAAAAAGAGCACTATGCGCTATCGATGAAAATTGGAGAGCTAGTGTTATTTCCGGCCGTGCGTGGAAAGGCTGATGAGACCTTGATTGCTGCACCAGGAGCAAGCTGTAGGCATCAGATCATGGATGGAACGGGTGCTGGAGCATTGCATCCAATCGAGATATTATTTAATGCCCTTAAAAGGTAAGGGACAGTAGTTGTTTATAAAAAAAGAAAGCGGAGATCGATGGTTCGGTCTCCGCTTTCTTGTCAAATGAATATTTTATTTTTTCGCAGCTTCTAGCGCTTGCGTGTTCAATTTTACATATTCTTGGTTGTTGCTTGCTTTTGCAATTGCTAAACCTTCTTCAGCAGCCTTAATTGCTCCGGCCTTATCGCCAGCTTTCGCCAAAACGATTGATTTCCAATATTTGATATGAGGAGCTTTTGTGTTTCCTTTGTCAGCTTCTTTCATCCAAGTCACCGTCTTTTGCATATCAAGACCATTGCTGAAATAGTACATAGCAGCTTGGAAATATGGTTTTTTATCACCTTTCATTGCTTCTTCGATGTTTGCCATGATCTCTTCTTTTTGATCTACAGCAATATTGAAAGAAACTTTTGTTTTCTCCCAGCTTAATGAAAGATCTAATGATTGCTCATGTACATCATCAAATTCAATGGTGAAGGTTTCAACAGGGTTTTCTAAGGTTGTAGGTTTTACTTTTACACGCAATACATCATCTTCAGCATTGTAGGTATAAGCACCCCACTGTTTTGCATTCGTATTGAAAACGATTGTCCATTCTTCTTTCCCAGGGATGGTAAATAGGGCATAAGTACCTGCCTCGAGCTTTTTACCTTCAATCATTACTTCAGATTGGAAAGTGATATTGGTTGCATCATTGGCACCCGTACGCCATATTTGATCATAAGGAACTAGATCTCCGAAAATAACACGTCCTTTAGCACTTGGGCGCTGATAAACCACACTAATCTGTTCTGTTCCCAAATCCTGTAGGATAAACTGGGTACTACTTGGTTGAGGCAGCTTTAATTGTGCTTCTGCTTGAGAAGACGTAAATACAAGCCCTGCCGCAACAAGGATACTTAATGCTAATTTTTTCATAATCATTTTAATAGAATATTCGAAGATAAGAAAAACTTCAAAAAAACAATGGAGTTAGTACACTAACCCCATTGCCTTGCTTAAATTTAAGCATGTGTCTTTTTCCTGACCTTGTGCCCTGAAATGGCATAGTATAAGATGTATAGATAACAAGGTAAAGCGATCCAATAAGCTTGGTGAGCACCTACAGAGTGTGACAATGCTCCATATAGCAATGGGATAACAGCTCCACCGGCTATACCCATAACTAGGATACCTGATGCTGCACTCGTGAATTTACCCACACCTTTCAATGCCAATGGCCAAATAGCAGGCCACACCAATGAGTTCGCTAAACCTAATAAACCAACCAATGTTAATGATACCATTCCGTCAGTGAAAATAATTCCTACCGTCAGGATGATACCTAAGATCGCACAAGATTTCAAAGCCGTCTCTTGAGAAAGGTATTTAGGTATGGCAATGATACCGATGATATATCCGACAACCATGGATCCCATCGTAAATGCCGTAAAGAATTTCGCTGTATTCAATGGAATGCCTAAGAATGTACCGTAAGCAATGATCGTATCACCCGCTAAAACTTCCACTCCAACGTATGCAAACAATGCGATAAACCCTAACAATACGTGCGGGAAATCAAAGATTGATTGTTTTGATTCGGTTAGGTTATGGTGTTCAGCATCTTCTTCCTCATCTCCTTTAACTTCCGGTAAATTAGATTTAGAGATCCAAAACCCAAGTAATACCAAAACTACTACGATGCCTATGTACGGGTTAACTACCTGTAGAGCAATCTTATCTAAAGCTATACTGGATTCTTCCGGACTCATGCTGGCCAATTGGTTCTTCACTTTGTCAGCCTCATCCAGTTTAAGGAAGTATCCGAGAATAATCGGAGCCAATGCACCGGCAAATTTATTACAGATCCCCATGATACTGATCCTCTTGGCTGCAGTTTCCACCGATCCAAGGATCGTAATATATGGATTGGATGCTGTCTGGAGAATGGCTAAACCACCTCCCATAACGAATAATCCTAATAAGAAAAGAATGTATGTCCTAGAATAAGCAGCCGGAATAAATAGCAAGGCACCTACTGCCATGATACCTAAGGAAACTGCCATTCCGTTTTTGAAACCAAATTTATTTAATACCCAGGTAGATACCGGTGCCATCACCAAGTATGCGATGTAAAAAGCGAAGGTCACAAAGTAGGATTGTACCTCTGTCAGTTCACATGCAATTCTCAAATAGGGGATTAATAGAGAGTTTAACCAGGTCGCAAAACCAAAGATAAAAAACAAGGATCCAATGATGATCATTGGCCCAACGGTCGATTGATTATTTTGATTACTCATAAATTTGATTTACAAATTAATAATAAGGTAGCTACAAGGCTAATAAAATAATTCGGTATTTTAAAACGCAAAATAACAAGCAATCGATTGCATCTGGCAGAAAAAATCTATTTATTCCACTCTTTCAGGAGTCTAGGAAGTCAGGCTACAAGATTTTTTAATTAATAAAAAAGAGACATTAAGCTAATGTCTCTTCTAAAAACCTAAACCGTATCATAAAACCATATAGATATGATACAGGTTCAACAGATGTTGGAACACATTGTTTTTTAGGCTGTCGGTTTTTTTATCACGGCAATGGTAAGCCTTGAAATACATACCAGCTGATTACGTTCGTTATGGATTTGTATATCCCAAACATGGGTGGTCTTGCCTATATGGTAAGCCTTGCAAGTTGCACGGACCAGACCTTTCGTGACAGGTCTGATGTGGTTGGCATTGATCTCCAATCCTACACCGGCCCATTCATTGGAATCGATGACCATATTGGAAGCTATGCTGCCTACAGATTCGGCTAATACGCAGGATGCGCCTCCATGCAATAGACCATAAGGTTGTTTTACCTTTTCAGTAACAGGCATTTCGGCCACTAGGCAGTCCGGAGTGATGGAAACAGCCTTGATGTCCAAGAAGCCGGTCATGTTGATGGCAAAAAGGCCATTGATTTCTTCTAGACTATATTCTCTATACCACATTGTTGTTTAAATTTTGATCTTTTAGATAACGGGATTTCAATAAAGTAACATGGTGGTTTAGGTGTCCTGCAATAATATATAAAAAGGCTCTCACACTGATCAAGCGGTCAGAAGCCATACCTTTTCTATTGAGTTCTGTTTCATCAAAGGAGTTGAACAGGAACATGTTTGCTTTGCGCAGGTGGATAAACTCTTCGGCGATATCGGCCATTTTTCTTTCGTTATGTCTTCCGTTGGCAACAAATTCATCCTGCTCAAAGGAAGCCAAGGCGGTCATGTCATTCCTGCCGAACCTCAGAGCTCTATAGGTCATGATTCGCTCTGCATCAAGGATATGGCACAGCACCTCTTTGATGGTCCATTTCCCTTCGGCATAAGAAAAAGTGCCCAATTCTTCCGGGATACTCGCAATAAATTCAGGAAAAGATTCAATTTGTTCATTTAATTCTTCCATTACATCACCAGTAATGGTTTCGATATAATCGTTGAAAATCGCTGGGTATTCGTCAGATTTGAGTGGGTTCATAGCGTAAATTACTTTTTAATACAATTCTAAATGTTGTACCTTTTCCTAATTCAGATTCTTTGACAAAAATTTGTCCTTTGTGATAATATACCATCCTCTTGGTCAAGCTCAAGCCTAATCCCCAGCCTCGCTGCCTGGTGGTATATCCTGGTTGGAAAATGGTTTCCCAATTTGATCTCGGGATTCCCTTTCCTGTATCACTAATGTCTATAAAAATTTCTTCTTTTGCAATGTTTTCCGAAATGTTGACCGTGATCTTTCCTTCGCCTTCGATGGCATTGACTGCATTTTTCAATAGGTTTTCGATGATCCAGTCAAATACCTGTACGTTCAGTTTAGCTTCCACCTGTTGGTCACCAGTCAACTCAAAAGATATCCTTTTACTGGTCCTTACCTTGAAATAATTCACGTAATCCTCCACAATCTTAAAGATGACCTGGTTTGATAATGAGGGAGTTGACCCGATTTTCGAGAAACGGTCCGCTACGATTTCCAGTCGCTGTACGTCCCTTTCCATTTCATCCAACAGGGAATTGTCCTTCCCCTGGTAGGTTATCCTGGCCAGTTCTAGCCAACCCATCATAGATGATATGGGGGTTCCCAATTGATGGGCGGCTTCTTTTGCCATACCGACCCAAACTAGGTTCTGTTCAGAATCCCGAATGGAGTTAAATACAGTATAGGCAACGATTAGGAAGACGGCGATCAAGGATAACTGTATATATGGAAAAATCCTGAGTTGGCTCAGCGCCTTGGAGTCATGGTAGTACACTAGCCATTTCTCGCCGGTATCCAAGGAAATATGGATGGGCGGATGGGCCTTTTTCATCTTAGCCAATTGCTTTTCGAAATAAGGCGGGTCATAAATTAAGGAAGTCGCTGAATCTTGTGTAGAAGGGTGGATATTTGTTTTGGTGCTATCCAGGTCTCTCCAAAAAATGATCTCTCCCGATTCCTTGGTGATAATGGCAGGTAGGGAAAGACTATCACGAACAGCATAGATAAAACTGATGAACTGATCATCTACATCGGGCATCGAAACGATGCTTTGGGTACTCATGGCCCATACTTCAGCTTTCGTCCGTTCCGACTTGGAAAGGCTTTTGACTAAATAATTGGAATAAAGCAACGATGCAGCAGCAATCAATGCCGCAAATAAAAAAAGGAAAAACTTCCATTGTTGTTTATTGTATCGATAGGGATGTTGCTTCATAACTCTTCAATTCAACCAAATTAATCATTTTAAGATTGCTACGAGAAAGAAAAGTAATAATTGCTTAATTTTGTGGTTATGAGTTCAGACAAAAAAGTAAGGGTCCGTTTTGCACCTAGTCCTACAGGCGGATTACATTTAGGCGGCGTTCGTACCGCATTGTTCAATTATCTTTTCGCGAAACACAATAATGGCGAGTTTATCTTACGCATTGAAGATACCGATCAGACCCGTTTTGTGCCCGGTGCTGAAGAATATATTATGGAATGTTTAGCATGGTGTGGTTTGAATCCCGACGAAAGTCCCAACCATCCAGGCAACTTTGGCCCTTACCGTCAAAGCGAACGTAAGCCTTCTTATAGAAAGTTTGCTGAAGAACTAGTGGAAAAAGGCTATGCTTATTACGCCTTTGACACGGCAGAAGAGCTGGAAGAACAGCGAAAAATACATCCTAACTTCCGCTATGCCCACGATAACCGCATGAGCTTAAGAAATTCCCTTTCCCTAGGGCAAGAGGAGACAGCGCG contains:
- a CDS encoding FAD-binding and (Fe-S)-binding domain-containing protein, with the translated sequence MEEQLTLLSEQLSGELYWDEKMRLLYATDASAYRELPLAVAYPKDKQDLLLLIKFAREQKTSLIPRTAGTSLAGQVVGAGIVVDVSKYFTEILEVNQAESWVRVQPGVIRDELNLFLKPYKLYFGPETSTANRAMIGGMVGNNSCGSNSLIYGSAREHTLEVEALLSDGSEVRFKALSFEEFDSKCKQPDLEGRIYHEIRSMLGNYHNQEQIRENFPKPSIHRRNTGYAVDMLLETDPFTAGKEPFNFCKLICGSEGTLAFITEIKVHANPLPENPSGLLCIHFNSLEDALKGNLIVLKHHPLVSELMDKYILECTKNNLEQSKNRFFVDGEPEAILIAEYDGLDQEAILSKVKAVEEDLLAHGLGYHFPVVLGDDKKKVWNLRKAGLGLLSNVPGDEKPVAVIEDTAVDVEDLPAYIRDFNEILTKYNLYAVHYAHAATGELHLRPIINLKTEEGNQLFREIALEIAHLVKKYNGSLSGEHGDGRLRGEFIPLMIGEHNYQLLKEIKETWDPEGIFNPGKIVDTPSMNSSLRYKPGQANREIKTVFRYKGQTILQHAEQCNGSGDCRKSHLSGGTMCPSYMATKDEKDTTRARANILREMLTNSEKANPFDHEEIKEVMDLCISCKGCKSECPSSVDMAKLKAEFLQAYYDSHGIPFRSRMIAHVDTLTQLMQPISGLYNWVVESKLTSGLVKNVLGFAPERHIPKIASKTLRKWFQGKDKPFSGHKEPIKSVYFFCDEFTNFNDVEIGKKAVILLEKLGYEVLMVPHAFSGRALLSKGLLREAKKLANKNVKTFRGRLNSNTKLVSVEPSTILTFRDEYVDLVDEDLMADAERIAPFALTIEEFIWEEYMVGNISSNQFVSKEENILLHGHCQQKAWGLSPIVAKILEIPANYKVKEIPSGCCGMAGSFGYEKEHYALSMKIGELVLFPAVRGKADETLIAAPGASCRHQIMDGTGAGALHPIEILFNALKR
- a CDS encoding DUF2911 domain-containing protein; this encodes MKKLALSILVAAGLVFTSSQAEAQLKLPQPSSTQFILQDLGTEQISVVYQRPSAKGRVIFGDLVPYDQIWRTGANDATNITFQSEVMIEGKKLEAGTYALFTIPGKEEWTIVFNTNAKQWGAYTYNAEDDVLRVKVKPTTLENPVETFTIEFDDVHEQSLDLSLSWEKTKVSFNIAVDQKEEIMANIEEAMKGDKKPYFQAAMYYFSNGLDMQKTVTWMKEADKGNTKAPHIKYWKSIVLAKAGDKAGAIKAAEEGLAIAKASNNQEYVKLNTQALEAAKK
- a CDS encoding sugar MFS transporter; amino-acid sequence: MSNQNNQSTVGPMIIIGSLFFIFGFATWLNSLLIPYLRIACELTEVQSYFVTFAFYIAYLVMAPVSTWVLNKFGFKNGMAVSLGIMAVGALLFIPAAYSRTYILFLLGLFVMGGGLAILQTASNPYITILGSVETAAKRISIMGICNKFAGALAPIILGYFLKLDEADKVKNQLASMSPEESSIALDKIALQVVNPYIGIVVVLVLLGFWISKSNLPEVKGDEEEDAEHHNLTESKQSIFDFPHVLLGFIALFAYVGVEVLAGDTIIAYGTFLGIPLNTAKFFTAFTMGSMVVGYIIGIIAIPKYLSQETALKSCAILGIILTVGIIFTDGMVSLTLVGLLGLANSLVWPAIWPLALKGVGKFTSAASGILVMGIAGGAVIPLLYGALSHSVGAHQAYWIALPCYLYILYYAISGHKVRKKTHA
- a CDS encoding hotdog fold thioesterase; this translates as MWYREYSLEEINGLFAINMTGFLDIKAVSITPDCLVAEMPVTEKVKQPYGLLHGGASCVLAESVGSIASNMVIDSNEWAGVGLEINANHIRPVTKGLVRATCKAYHIGKTTHVWDIQIHNERNQLVCISRLTIAVIKKPTA
- a CDS encoding DinB family protein, whose product is MNPLKSDEYPAIFNDYIETITGDVMEELNEQIESFPEFIASIPEELGTFSYAEGKWTIKEVLCHILDAERIMTYRALRFGRNDMTALASFEQDEFVANGRHNERKMADIAEEFIHLRKANMFLFNSFDETELNRKGMASDRLISVRAFLYIIAGHLNHHVTLLKSRYLKDQNLNNNVV
- a CDS encoding HAMP domain-containing sensor histidine kinase produces the protein MKQHPYRYNKQQWKFFLFLFAALIAAASLLYSNYLVKSLSKSERTKAEVWAMSTQSIVSMPDVDDQFISFIYAVRDSLSLPAIITKESGEIIFWRDLDSTKTNIHPSTQDSATSLIYDPPYFEKQLAKMKKAHPPIHISLDTGEKWLVYYHDSKALSQLRIFPYIQLSLIAVFLIVAYTVFNSIRDSEQNLVWVGMAKEAAHQLGTPISSMMGWLELARITYQGKDNSLLDEMERDVQRLEIVADRFSKIGSTPSLSNQVIFKIVEDYVNYFKVRTSKRISFELTGDQQVEAKLNVQVFDWIIENLLKNAVNAIEGEGKITVNISENIAKEEIFIDISDTGKGIPRSNWETIFQPGYTTRQRGWGLGLSLTKRMVYYHKGQIFVKESELGKGTTFRIVLKSNLRYEPTQI